One segment of Bacteroides caecimuris DNA contains the following:
- a CDS encoding Fic family protein, which yields MSIDNLDTVKQLIAGKECGRVEFKETTGQLERGMETLCAFLNGEGGTVLFGVTDKGKIIGQEVSDKTRRDIAEAINRLEPVAMVQISYAPLPDSEKKVIAFHVENSKLNRPFSYKGRPYMRVESATTTMPQTAYNDLLLQRDGNRYRWELLENRNLTLQDLDANEVLKTVRLGIECGRLPEDTGTDVPVILEKFGLQKNGVLNNAAAVLFGKHEDMEYPQCLLRLARFKGTDKTVFMDSQRIQGNFFQLLNAAMAFIFKHLSLSGTTDTLEREEHLTIPYKAIREGVVNSLTHRSYKEAGGSVGIAIYDDRVEIENPGTFPPNWDAEKMKSEHESKPQNPLLANALYKRKVLESWGRGIGLMMSECRKAGLPEPEYRIWSDSVTLIFKCEVTNRPSTDQVPTKHRPSTDQVFALVKILDERELSVKEIMEALELNHRPTFRTNYLHPALDEGYVIPLYPEQPSHPKQKYRLTEKGLELLKQQ from the coding sequence ATGAGCATAGACAACCTCGATACAGTAAAACAACTGATAGCCGGAAAAGAATGTGGACGGGTAGAGTTCAAGGAAACCACCGGACAATTGGAGCGTGGGATGGAAACGCTTTGCGCCTTCCTTAACGGAGAAGGCGGCACGGTGCTTTTCGGCGTCACCGACAAGGGAAAAATCATCGGACAGGAAGTAAGCGACAAGACCAGAAGGGATATAGCGGAAGCGATCAACCGGTTGGAACCGGTGGCAATGGTACAAATATCCTATGCACCGTTGCCTGACAGTGAGAAGAAAGTAATTGCTTTCCACGTTGAAAACTCAAAGCTCAACCGTCCGTTCTCCTATAAAGGAAGACCATATATGCGGGTAGAAAGCGCGACCACGACGATGCCGCAGACAGCATATAATGACTTGCTGTTGCAACGTGACGGCAACCGATACCGCTGGGAACTTTTAGAGAACAGAAACCTGACCTTGCAGGACTTGGACGCCAATGAGGTATTGAAGACTGTAAGGTTAGGTATAGAATGCGGCCGTCTGCCGGAGGATACGGGCACTGACGTTCCTGTCATATTGGAAAAGTTCGGGTTACAGAAAAACGGGGTGTTGAACAATGCGGCAGCCGTGCTGTTTGGAAAGCACGAGGACATGGAATATCCCCAATGCCTGCTTCGGCTGGCGCGTTTCAAAGGTACTGACAAGACTGTATTCATGGACAGCCAACGCATTCAAGGCAATTTTTTTCAATTGCTCAACGCAGCGATGGCTTTTATATTCAAGCACCTTTCCTTATCCGGCACAACAGACACATTGGAACGGGAGGAGCATTTGACCATCCCATACAAGGCAATAAGAGAAGGTGTAGTGAACTCGCTCACCCACAGGTCGTACAAAGAGGCCGGCGGTTCAGTGGGCATAGCCATTTATGATGACCGCGTGGAGATTGAGAACCCCGGAACTTTTCCGCCCAACTGGGATGCGGAAAAGATGAAGTCCGAGCATGAATCCAAACCACAAAATCCATTATTGGCAAATGCCTTATATAAACGGAAGGTCTTGGAAAGCTGGGGACGCGGTATAGGACTGATGATGTCGGAATGCCGCAAAGCCGGATTGCCCGAACCGGAATACAGGATATGGAGTGACAGTGTAACGCTGATATTCAAATGCGAGGTGACAAACCGACCAAGTACCGACCAAGTACCGACCAAGCACCGACCAAGCACCGACCAAGTATTCGCGTTGGTGAAAATATTGGATGAACGAGAGTTGTCCGTAAAAGAAATAATGGAGGCATTGGAACTGAACCATCGCCCTACGTTCAGGACAAACTACCTGCATCCTGCATTGGATGAAGGCTATGTCATTCCATTATATCCGGAACAACCGAGCCATCCGAAACAGAAATATCGCCTTACGGAGAAAGGCTTGGAATTGTTGAAACAGCAATAG
- the mobC gene encoding conjugal transfer protein MobC: MSQQEDDLRALAKIMDFLRAVSIILVVMNVYWFCYEAIRLWGVDIGVVDRILMNFDRTAGLFRSILYTKLFAVLLLALSCLGTKGVKGEKITWERIWTALAAGFVLFFLNWWILALPLPVEAVTGLYVLTVGAGYVCLLMGGLWTSRLLKHNLMDDVFNNENESFMQETRLIESEYSVNLPTRFYYKKRWNDGWINVVNPFRASIVLGTPGSGKSYAVVNNFIKQQIEKGFSMYVYDFKFSDLSTIAYNHLLNHSEGYKVKPKFYVINFDDPRRSHRCNPIHPDFMEDITDAYESAYTIMLNLNKSWVQKQGDFFVESPIILFASIIWYLKIYKGGKYCTFPHAIEFLNRRYEDIFPILTSYPELENYLSPFMDAWLGGAAEQLMGQIASAKIPLSRMISPQLYWVMSDSEFTLDINNPEEPKILCVGNNPDRQNIYGAALGLYNSRIVKLINKKGMLKSSVIIDELPTIYFKGLDNLIATARSNKVAVCLGFQDFSQLVRDYGDKEAKVVMNTVGNIFSGQVVGETAKTLSERFGKVLQKRQSISINRQDVSTSINTQMDALIPPSKISGLTQGMFVGSVSDNFNERIEQKIFHCEIVVDAEKVKREEKAYKKIPVITDFTDGDGNDCMKETVQANYRRIKEEVKQIVADELERIAGDENLKHLLQQK; this comes from the coding sequence ATGTCACAACAAGAAGACGATTTGAGGGCATTGGCGAAAATCATGGATTTTCTGCGTGCCGTGAGTATTATTTTAGTGGTCATGAACGTGTACTGGTTCTGCTATGAAGCCATCCGGCTCTGGGGAGTGGATATCGGCGTGGTGGACAGAATCCTGATGAACTTCGACCGCACGGCGGGGCTGTTCCGTTCCATCCTGTACACGAAACTGTTTGCCGTCCTCCTGCTTGCCCTGTCATGTCTGGGGACGAAGGGCGTGAAGGGGGAGAAAATCACTTGGGAACGGATCTGGACGGCTCTTGCCGCAGGCTTCGTGCTGTTCTTCCTGAACTGGTGGATATTGGCATTGCCGCTGCCGGTGGAAGCGGTGACGGGGCTGTATGTCCTGACCGTCGGAGCGGGCTATGTCTGCCTGCTGATGGGCGGTCTTTGGACGAGCCGCCTGCTAAAGCACAACCTGATGGATGACGTGTTCAACAACGAGAACGAGAGTTTCATGCAGGAAACACGGCTTATCGAAAGCGAGTATTCGGTCAATCTTCCGACACGGTTCTACTACAAAAAGCGTTGGAACGACGGCTGGATCAATGTCGTGAATCCCTTCAGGGCTTCCATCGTATTGGGTACGCCGGGCAGCGGGAAGTCATACGCGGTGGTAAATAATTTCATCAAGCAGCAGATTGAAAAGGGCTTCTCGATGTATGTGTACGACTTCAAATTCAGCGACTTGTCCACGATAGCCTACAATCACTTGCTGAACCACTCGGAGGGCTACAAGGTGAAACCGAAGTTCTATGTGATAAACTTCGACGACCCGCGACGCTCGCACCGTTGCAATCCCATCCACCCGGATTTCATGGAGGATATCACGGACGCTTACGAGAGCGCGTACACCATAATGCTCAACTTGAATAAAAGTTGGGTGCAAAAGCAGGGCGACTTCTTTGTGGAATCACCTATTATCTTGTTCGCCAGTATTATATGGTATCTTAAAATCTATAAAGGCGGCAAGTATTGCACGTTCCCCCATGCAATCGAGTTCCTTAACCGCCGTTACGAGGATATTTTCCCTATTCTGACCTCTTATCCCGAACTGGAAAACTACCTCTCGCCATTCATGGACGCATGGCTCGGAGGGGCTGCGGAGCAGTTGATGGGGCAGATAGCATCGGCGAAAATTCCGCTCTCGCGCATGATTTCCCCGCAGCTCTATTGGGTGATGTCGGACAGCGAGTTCACGCTGGACATCAACAATCCCGAAGAGCCGAAAATCCTCTGCGTTGGCAACAACCCCGACCGTCAGAATATCTACGGTGCGGCTCTCGGTCTTTATAACTCCCGTATCGTGAAACTCATAAACAAGAAAGGTATGCTGAAGTCGTCGGTCATTATAGATGAACTACCGACGATATATTTCAAGGGGCTGGACAACCTTATCGCCACCGCGCGAAGCAACAAGGTTGCCGTCTGTCTGGGCTTTCAGGATTTCAGCCAGCTGGTGCGTGACTATGGCGATAAGGAGGCCAAAGTGGTGATGAACACCGTCGGCAATATCTTCTCCGGGCAGGTGGTAGGCGAAACCGCCAAAACACTATCCGAACGCTTCGGAAAGGTGTTGCAGAAACGGCAGTCCATTTCCATCAACCGGCAGGACGTTTCCACCTCCATCAACACGCAGATGGACGCGCTTATCCCGCCCAGCAAGATTTCAGGCTTGACGCAGGGTATGTTTGTCGGTTCGGTGTCCGACAACTTCAACGAGCGCATTGAACAGAAGATTTTTCACTGTGAGATTGTCGTGGACGCAGAGAAGGTGAAGCGCGAGGAGAAAGCCTACAAGAAGATACCCGTCATTACCGACTTCACCGACGGGGACGGCAACGACTGCATGAAGGAAACGGTGCAGGCGAATTACAGGCGCATCAAGGAGGAGGTGAAGCAGATTGTCGCCGACGAACTGGAGCGTATCGCGGGTGACGAGAACCTGAAGCATCTGTTGCAGCAGAAATAA
- a CDS encoding RteC domain-containing protein — MNYFLLAETEFFRRINEAGDCNMETAYTAFATQVIELCSGNVDTNRTIIALAYIEIELQHHPVRHLPEEKREVAAYVSKALSFVRKMQKFLAAPQVPPLLPIHTSAENTTENTTGLLQWTGNTLDLVELIYGLDEMGCINNGETSLKELSAALYEFFGIKTKECYRYYSAIKLRKNTSRTYFLDKMLAKLNEKIRHDEEMERMRR, encoded by the coding sequence ATGAATTATTTCTTATTGGCGGAAACCGAGTTCTTCCGCCGTATAAACGAAGCCGGTGACTGCAATATGGAAACGGCATACACGGCTTTCGCCACCCAAGTGATCGAGCTATGCAGCGGCAATGTGGACACCAACCGCACCATCATCGCGCTGGCTTACATCGAAATCGAGTTACAGCATCACCCCGTGCGCCATCTCCCCGAAGAAAAGAGAGAAGTCGCCGCCTACGTCAGCAAGGCTCTCTCTTTCGTAAGGAAGATGCAGAAGTTCCTTGCCGCTCCCCAAGTGCCGCCACTGCTCCCCATCCACACATCCGCCGAAAATACAACCGAAAACACAACCGGACTACTGCAATGGACGGGCAACACACTTGATTTGGTGGAGCTTATCTACGGTCTTGATGAAATGGGTTGCATCAATAACGGGGAAACCTCGCTGAAAGAGCTGTCCGCCGCTCTATATGAGTTTTTCGGTATCAAAACCAAAGAGTGCTATCGGTATTATTCCGCCATCAAGCTACGCAAGAATACCAGCCGAACCTATTTCCTCGACAAGATGCTGGCAAAATTGAATGAAAAGATCCGTCATGATGAAGAAATGGAACGCATGAGAAGATAG